The sequence CCATTTGTAGGTCTTCATAAGAATGTCCCATACATTTTTTACCATGGTTGCATTTGCAATCTTCTTAAAAATAGGTGGTTCAATCAACTAACAGATGTATAAGCAagccttcaaaattttctttttcgaATTCACCAAATTGCCTTTTTGTACTTCTGTAAGTTGTGCTTGATCTGGTAGTACCACAAATCTTTGATCTATTACTCTCCAAATATCTTGACGCTCAAATAATAATTGTATCTGGATACTCCAAAATTCAATACTTTTTTCCATCGAACTTTAGAAACTGAGATTGAATCACATTATTATTGCATCTTTAATCATCAAGCTTTGATATCAAATAcgagtaataaaaaataattgttccAACACAAGAACAATTTctccacataaaaaataaaaaagataaaaaaaataaataaagaatatgataaataattatataaaatttatcacaCTACActtcctattatttttattgtatacatatgaaaaattacaataaaaaataaactcataataaaattaagatctcaatcataagaaaaatcgaactcaaatattaataattataatataccAGTGAACCACAATTTTGGTTTAATTAAGATTCTTAAATATATGGATGGGCGAAAAGATGAGAAAGTACTAGATGAACACATTCCTGAGCAACACCTAGAGACCCAAGCCGGCGGTATGTGCATCGTGGTTTGGCGGCTTTGGCCATATCAAATGGAATGAAAACTGCGAACAAAATTCCAAGTCATGAAAAACTCATGAAATGTAAAAGTTTGAGATTAGAGCCCAAAGAAATATGGCCGGCGACATATAAGAATTATGATTCGAAGTGAGGATTATGGTTGTTTTCTGGAATACATCGATGCGCTAGACCTATTGCTTCTAGTTAAGTTGTCATGCCCTAAATAAGCTCGGGCATTCAGATATATGTTGGAGCATAATGCATGGCCATGTAATGCAGCCCAGAGGCAAGCACAGGACATGTTTTTATTACACCAAAATTATAGCCTTATaccgatatatatatatatatataaattaaaaatcaggAAGTTTGTTCATGATGATACTATACAGTTTTTTTTCCAACCTTTGTTCATGGGCAATGATACCTTTAATCACTTCACACCACACTCAAGAGAAACAATTGGGACAAACTGCCGTTCAAACACAAGGAATTTTCTGGAACACTATAATGAAATCTATGTCATTGAACCCCCACAATTTATCTGTCATCTTGATCAaatacttttttccttttgaattatTGAAAGATTTTACAAGAGCAAgtgaaaaaaaagtaagaaaaacttGTCTACAAGTGCACTAGAGGAGTTTCTTCCTCTCAAAAAAGTTCTTCAAGTGCCATAGTTGCAAGCCCGCCActgacaaacaaacaaatagtgAAAGAAAACTCAGCCATGCCATTCTTGAGTTAGTTGCTTGGTTAAGCTCCTGCATTTCTTCTTCCCTGGAAAAAGCATCGAACATATGCAACATTGCAAATGATATCAGAAAAGAATGTTCTTTTCAGGGCTCCGTTAGGACCTCAGACAGTGTGAGAGACAGGATGGGGAAAGgataaaggaaataaaacaaaactaagtggaaaatggtaaataaatttgagctcaataattaatatatatatatattaattattcctcaaataaaaatatatatatatatagtttagtCTCGTTAAATTGTTTAAGAGAGGAGAAATGTTTTTCTTGCCTTCCTCGAAGATAAAACATCTCTTCGTGAATTGACGTAACAGTGTCATACAACTTCTTCAGCTCTAATTCCATCACCTGTTTATTGCAAGACATGATCCAGCATGATATTCTTTACATAATTTGATTATAGAATTTACATCATTGTACAATCAACAACATGAGGTGAGAACACTGAGAACATATTTATTCAACATAACTTTCTGAGaatataatcattaaaaaacTGTAGAAGGATTAAGTCAATCCAAAGCAACACCATAGGACTAGGACTCCTAGAAAGAAGCAAGATCAAGATAAACATGGAAAATCAGAGAACCAGTTTGCTTCATTATCAAACCTGAGATATCAACTTTCAGGGTCAAATACTTCTTGGGCAGTTGGCAAATCACCACAAAAAACAGAAAGAGGAGTCATCAAATGAATTTTAGTGATCAGGAGAAATCACATGATATAGAGTGCCTAAAGAGTAAAGAAGTAATTTATCTGTATGACAAATAAAGCCCAAAGAGCAAAGTTGTAATCTGTCTATATTTACAAATGAAACAAGTAGCAAACTGGTATAATGGCACCACTAAGAACACACAGAAAGAATACTATCCCAACAAAAGGCGCATGTGACATGCAGTTAATAAGAAAATGCACAGATACTGTTATCATGGGAGGTAACCAAGAGACACAaccatttcttttccttatctttttaaaatttgtggtAAGCAACAGAGCAACTAAATTAATTGGAAAAATAGTGGATTAGAATGCTATTCACAAAATCAATGGCATGTTCATATTAATATGGTTGGCATCAAAAAAAGAATGGGAAATAACCCACAAACTAAGGGCTTTGTTGGAATTTGGAGCTTTTGATATGACATTTTGAagactatattttttttatttatttaatttttgaccTCTCAAGTTAGAACTTAAAACTTTTGGTATATAAACCATTGATGGTTTGATACAAGTACGTTGACCAGTATCATATTTTGACTATTTCTTGCAATGTATATGTATTTAACATATGTATACATAATTCTTTTCCCTATCTATTGGCTAATGTGCAAAAGAACTTACAATACAAAACAAGGTATGAAAACATTGATGAAGAGACAATATACTTTACAATGAGTTGAGGCCCTTTTTTTAGGGGCTTTGTTAATATATCTCTAgtttacatataaaaagaaacatTAAGTTCAAAACTATGGATACTACTACATCACCCTATAGCCTTGGATAAAGTTGTAAAGACCTACCACACGTAGAGGAGGTGGGCGGAGAGGGAGCAGGGTTATTCGTATGGGTCTTAGATTCCAATATCAAGATGTACTTCTATATGTATAGAAACAAGACAGTTCTATTGCAACTGCTACTAAGCTTTATATGAGTAAGTAGACTCGAAAGCTGATGGGCATTAAATTTAACCATGCTATCTATCAAGGGCCACCACTTATCTTAATAATGGAACTCTTCTAAAACAGTAGCCTACTTGATTATGGGACTGATTACATTCCTCATCTTGTCCTCCTGTCATAAACTTCCATGTAAACCTAGTTAATGTAAAGGAAATTATAGTTGAAAAAAGTGTGTAACCTCAAATACCCCTTGGCCAACAAAAGCCCCCTCCTCTCTTTTGGTGATATACCCAATCTCAGAAACTGAGACTCATCCCCCTAGAAACACCAAGTTGATCAAAAGATGACTACGCAAACACCTGTGCCACAATGCTTGAGCCTTAACTATGGAATTTGCACTTTTTACACTAAAAAATGCTCCAAGATAACATCAACTAAAGCATTTCTCCCAAGATTCCGTGAAATCTAGATATATTTACAGTCTCTTGGTTTCCCATCCAGCTGAATAGTAGgtaccaaaaagaaaaacaaattcacTGAGCTTCATCACCTGGACTATCTGATCAAGAATACAACCTATTTTCACACATTTTTTGAATATGATTATCTAACAAAGCAATGAGAAATCAGTTTAGATAATTAGAGTTCTGGGTCATGGATGGAtaatccttttcttcttctcctttttttttttttttttttttttggagaaaatcacattattaatttatgaagGCCGTTACATACTCCACCCCAGGAGGGGCGGACTGAACCAGCCTCAAACCTGGTTTTCAGTTCTCAATAGCCAGAGCCATAACCATGGCTTGCGTTATTGCTAAACAAAGAATGGCTGCACAAAATCCATTAATGAAGGCAAGAATTGGTCCCAATGAATAAAGGTCTAACACTCCTAATCCAGTTCCCAAGTTGCATGTCGCAATCAAACCAGTTCATCACATCTTTCAGAATCCTAGAAGACTAccaacttttttataaatatattttttagaaaaatccaatcAATTCACAATTATTTGGCATATACAAGAAGACAAGAAGAGAAAGAGGCAAAGTTTCACAGAAATGCAATCCGAAAAGTCAGAAACTTACGTCGACCTGGCCTTTCTTGGCAACATTGGACCAGTCCTTGGCGGCCACTCCCGTTTTCCAATCTAAATCAATGGTCAACGTCAAGGGCGGCTTGTGATACACAACCCAAAAACAAGCCATATAGTCCCCGGCCTCGGCCGCCGGAAAAGCGAACTGGCCAGAATCAACATGATCCGCATAGTGATAGTTATTGCCATAGGCAGAAGTCACctagaaagagaaagaagcaGAATAAGAGAGAGGATTGAATTTGGGAGATGGGTTAGGAAGAAGGAAGAAATAGCGCACCCGAACAGTGACTTTATGTGAATCGGGAATAGGATAGCCGTCGTTAGGGTTAACGACAGAGTATTTGCCGACGGTCATGGAATCGGCCTTGATGTCTTCAGCAATGCATTTGGTGTGGCCTGATTGGAGTTCAAATCGAATGGATTGGACGCCCCCGAGTAGAAACCCTAGATTCAGAATCACCCCTGCTACTACACCaatcatcatcttcttattCATGATCATGGCTTATggattttctagagagaggAGGAAGACGAGGGTGATACTGATTGATTCCACAGGCAAAGAATAATCATATAGCTGCCTTCACACGTAGAGGTTTTTGTCTTTTCTCTTTTACGCCTTCATTTTTCATACCATCACCATCTCATATTAATTACCTATTGCCCAAGATTGCAACAAATGAATCCTTTATGaagatatattattgtaattttaataacCACATTACCTATTATCCAAGAATGCAATAAATGAATactttatgaaataattttattgtaattttaataacttttttattttcaatgtattatttattgtaaaattaaacaaatttctGTTTTATTGGTTATGTATAAAAATTAGCTTCATAAAACTCATAAACAATATCACTTTATATAaagatcaaaaataaaattttaaaaatctttttatagATGCCCAACCATTTAAATATTATccctcatgattttaaaatgcgtttacaaaattaaaaataaattcatatttatatagtgtcagaaaaAAACTTTCTCTCATAAACATCCCTCTACACAACGTTTGTGTCCCATTGAATTATGGTGTCAAACAAGCTGACACCCCTCATAAGGCCAAATAAACCCCTACACTAAGGTTGAGCATCGACTTATATTTATATAGCATTAGGAACTTCCTCCCCTATTTGATGTAGGATATCACAAACACCTCTTCATGTAGACACAACGTCTTTGTTGTGTCCCTTAGTATTATGAGGCCAAATAGATAAACACCCCTCACatggccaaacaaaccccccaCGTGCTTTAAAATGCGTCTGTAAAGTTAAGAAtaattcatacttatatagtgtcaAGAACTTTATCCTCTATTTGATGTCGAACATCATAAACACAACGTCCTTATTGTGTCTTATAGGATTATAAAGCTAAATAGATAAACACTCATCATGGCCCCaaactctaataccatttgcaacatttcataccccaaccatataaatattgtttgttttagTCCTAAATAGGCCctcacaactttttttttttttatttcttctctaTCCAATGTGGGATATCGCAAACACTTTTCATACAAACACAATGAGTGCACCCAAATAGATAGACACCAATcatggggccaaacaaacccccacatcgGGGTCAAGGACTGACTTTGATAACCATTTATGACTACCTGCACCTAATCTTGTGGATATTGTCTACCTAAAGGATtttcacggctttaaaacacgtttatatgattaaaaagagttcatatttatataacacCAAAAACTCTCTCTTATCCGATGTGAGACATcacaaacataaaatcaacATATACTGCTAAGGGAATTTGAACCTAAGACAAAACATTTAGGTGGAATATGTAGCAACCATTGGAGCAAGCTTACGCCATTATAACTTAAATCGAACAATGGTATCAAAACCGATCCCACAAGGGGTTGTTTGGTCCCATAgggggtgtttgtttgtttgacctAACAATTTCATAGGACACAATAAAGACGTTGTGTTTGCATAAGAGTGTTTATGATATCCTACAttgaatagagaaaaaaaacttttcatatATTGCCCTCTCCACCTTTTCTTTGGCTCCTCCccatgctttttattttatatgttccATTACAAATTACCACCTCAGGGATAACCTTTGGGTTAAAATactttttgtttgattattgCAAGAATTTTACAATACgaagaaaatttgagattttgaagaaatgaaatatgtttttcaataaaaacattaGGTTTGTGtgagaatattttcaaaaaatgtttttttttttgaaaactcatatataaaaaaaaactatttttcatactttgagttcttgaacaaaaatttaatcttgaaaaaaactatttttagaaagGTTTTCAAACAAGTCCTTAATTCCTTTCCGAGCCAAATGCTAATTAAAGTTCAAAGTTATAGGACGAAGCTTGTTCTAAGCTAGATTGGTACATGCCCTTATTTGTATGATTGTATaagttgaatttattttaagggaaaaaaatcttATCACATTTAAAATGTGGGAATTACAAAATGAACCAACATAGCTCTTCTAaggtaaaaatgattttataattaatcaaaaGTTTCCATACAAAAGAAATTCTTCAATAAACCCTAATTCTTTCTAGGtaaattagtaaattaatgATTTACTCCTATACTAAATTGATAAATATGCTTAGGAAATCCATGGAAAAAAAGTCAATGATTTTGTTTGTAGGTAAATGTGGGTTTTCTTGTTCACAGATAGGGGTCGGtttgacttatttatttattttttggaatatgGGGATGAAAAAGGCAGGCCAGATCACCAAAACATGGAAAAGATTGGACGTATAGTTTGAATgagatatgaaatatttttgcaTGTAATTTTAAACtacctaaaaattaaaatattccaCTATTGTTATTATTCAATACTCTGTGCTTTCCGTCTAAGTGAAGCTTTTTGTGATCAACAATTTGGACTTTAGGACTAGAGAGGCTATCATTCCTCATAATTTCCCCggagtttttataaattatttatagtatatatataaaaaaaattgattaaaaggaaTAAGATAATacctatatttgaaaaaataattttaatgttgtcatgtttttaaataacaatattaaaatgtgggtaggtggtttttttttctttctttaaatacttataaaaaatatatatatttttaataaatatattataaataaaaatattatcaaatacagCAGATTTAATTCATTTGCCACCCAACCACCTTtccaaatatgatattaatttgatttttttctttaaaaacatttagaaAAAGACGTAGTTGTAGCATTGTTTCATTTGAAAGATTCTTGTAGGCTTCAATCTGTGCGGCTGCCCATCTTTTTCTCCTACTTATCTCAATCCTCTAATCTTcttccaaaacaaacaaattccaaatggCAAAAACAATGAATCGATATTTCCAATTTACAGCctcgaaaaataaaaataaaaaaataaatatttaatgacATAAATGTGAAGATGGGCATTGAGGCTGTTGGTGAAGCGAGATGaatgacaaaagaaaaacaacatgaACGTCCGTATCCTCGCTTTCCAAATTGGGTTCatcaagttaattaattaactacaaaaattacaaaaaagcCAAGTGTTGGAAACTTGAAAGTACGAACAAACCCAAATCATCGGAAGAATCGGAGCACGAATTGAAGCTGGGTTTGTGGCCAGGTCGGCGATCTCGGCCTTCAAAATCGGAGTCCTCTCCATCTCAACCCAGCCAAACACCCCCTAACATATCTTCCATTTTCAGAATAAGAGAAGAATATTTCcccagaaaaggaaaaaaaaaaaaaaacagaaccaGAGAGAAAAGAATTGGGCGGTGGAAATTTTTTGGCCTGCCggacttatttatttttgttttgccttTTGGCTCGTGAATTCCACCTCCCCTTTCTCCAGGTTTCTGCCATTGGTTGTTCGGAAAGTCCGGTTTTCTAGGGAGAATTTACTAAAAGGTTACAGTGTCGATCTTGGTGGAGTTGGTTAATTGAGTTAGATTTTGTGTAgttttttttgaagatttgtcTTGTATTTTTGGTGGAGCTAGGGCTCTTGTTGTGGGATTCCGagactttttgtttttgttgatgtGGGGTTTGATGTGTTGCTTCGGATTGAGTAAAATTGGAATTGGTGAGAAGTAAAAGGTTTCGATGAAGTGGCAATGAAGTGTGTAGAAGAGAAATGGAGGTTAGATCTGAGGGTAGTTTACAGGTGAGGTGCGATAAGCTTCCAGCTCCGGTGATTCCAAGGACTCGTCTTCAGGTGTGGTTTATTCGTGTGTGCTCCAGCATTTTGCTATGGACGTGTCTGGTGCAGTTGGTTGCAGTGGGGGAGCTATGGCATCCGCGTTTGCTAACTGGAATATCATCCCACTTATCTCGGATAACTCCGTATCCGTTGCACGTCGAAAAGGCTATTTTATCGCCTCCTCCTCGTCCTCTCCCTGCAAGTGAGTTCCCTTCCTTTTCGATTTGCTTCGAAACCTTGAAATCGAGTTAAATTCTGAAAATTCAAGAGGATTTTTTTAGTTCTACTTGTAAAACTATGAATGTGCTATGGGAGTTTATTAATTTGGCTCATCAATGTGTTATTCCCATTGCTAAAATTGTCGCAAATGGCAATATTAAGATTAATTGAAAGTGGGTGGGTGTGGCTGTTTCAGTTATAAATCGAGAATTCCATTTATCAACTGTGTTTTAGGCTTGATTATCACAATTCTGTTTTTGCAGCTACTGTTCTCTATCTGAAAGGTTCGTGGGACTAGGCAAACCCTAGTGTGTAACACTAATGATACTATCTTTAGATGGCACCATTGTTTATAGATCCCATCATATTTTGTAAAGGGTGTCACTATACCCAGGGATTTTTAGAGAGTTAGACCTAGTCCAGAGATTGGCTGCTTTTCTTAATGGACTTGTTAGCATGGGAGCAAAACTTAAAGCATTCACTAATtaaatgataggaagatgaaGAGGACTATGtggttttaactttttcttgCTAATTGCTGTTTGTCAACTTAATTATGCCTCTCAATGGTGTagctgttgttgttgttgttgctgtGACTGTTGCCTCTTTCATCTTACTTTTATCCTACATCATTTATTCATCTTTACATGATACagtgaaaagaaatgaaatgaaatgaaatgggCGATTACACAATAGCTGGCCCGACAGTATGTCCACGAATAACCTCATTTTCCTTTCTCAACTTATTCTCCTTCATATATAATCCCACATCTTACATCCTCGCATGAGTAGTATGTACATATCTAGTTTAAAGAATGTGAAGTTGGTAGATTTCACCAAAATCCatcattgaaaaatgatttatgaaTACTTTGAATTGGTAAATCATACCATTACTCTCTTTGTGTTAGATAAAAAATGAGAAGGGACATGCGAATTTGTTATGCTAGTTTTGTTGACCATAGGAATTAATGGGAACATCTTCTACAGGTTCAGATATTCATGATAAAGGTCTAATTGGTTTAGATGTCAATGTATTTCTTATTCAACTAAATTTCTAGATATTTTACCTCATATCATTCATGCTTTTCATTGAGGGAATTGttaaaattttcctttgcaAATATAGCCTTAGCACCTGAAGTTTTGTAGGGAGCTACCAAAGCAATGGTTTTCTTAGAGTTTCTTGCAATGGGGGCTTGAACCAAATGCGGGCTGCGGTTTGtacttcttgttttgttttttctttctctgttttccttattttttgttttcttattaacTGAGTCATTGTGGCATTTCAGATCTGTGACATGGTCACTGTTGCTCGGTTTTTGAATCTCACTCTAGTAGTCCCAGAACTTGATAAGACATCTTTCTGGTCCGACCCTAGGTATTTTCCTTTTCTAGAGAAGGCaacttttttccttcttatatCTGCTTTAAAGTTGTGTGCTTATAGAATCTTTCTACAGTAATTTTGAGGATATCTTTGATGTGAGACATTTCATTGAATCACTAAGAGATGAAGTTCGCATTGTCAAAAGGCTGCCTAAGAGGTTCAGCAGGAAGTACGGATACAAGCAACTTGCCATGCCCCCTGTCAGCTGgtcaaatgaaaaatattactcTGAACAGGTTTGCTCTTTAATTTGTTTCTGattaagaaaagaatattaTCATTCAGAGAACTCATCCCTTGTGCTTCGATTATTTTCTGAAAAGTTGATAACTTTGCTAGGCAATAATCATTTTGGAAGATATAT is a genomic window of Vitis riparia cultivar Riparia Gloire de Montpellier isolate 1030 chromosome 1, EGFV_Vit.rip_1.0, whole genome shotgun sequence containing:
- the LOC117918324 gene encoding transmembrane emp24 domain-containing protein p24delta9-like; translation: MIMNKKMMIGVVAGVILNLGFLLGGVQSIRFELQSGHTKCIAEDIKADSMTVGKYSVVNPNDGYPIPDSHKVTVRVTSAYGNNYHYADHVDSGQFAFPAAEAGDYMACFWVVYHKPPLTLTIDLDWKTGVAAKDWSNVAKKGQVDVMELELKKLYDTVTSIHEEMFYLRGREEEMQELNQATNSRMAWLSFLSLFVCLSVAGLQLWHLKNFFERKKLL